The Oncorhynchus tshawytscha isolate Ot180627B linkage group LG18, Otsh_v2.0, whole genome shotgun sequence genome has a window encoding:
- the LOC112217505 gene encoding gamma-aminobutyric acid receptor subunit rho-2-like, whose translation MPYIKFLFLLFCLILIGECRKHKSRKRRWSGAVESYKHGAPLTGKRMVDNTKSRKLKTDNLLRVDDHDFTMRPAFAGPAVPVGVDVQVESLDSISEVDMDFTMTLYLRHYWKDERLSFPSTTNKSMTFDGRLVKKIWVPDVFFVHSKRSFIHDTTTENIMLRVFPDGHVLYSLRVTVTAACNMDFSRFPLDSQTCTLELESYAYTDEDLMLYWKSGDESLSTDDRISLSQFLIQKFHTTSRLAFYSSTGWYNRLYINFTLRRHIFFFLLQTYFPATLMVMLSWVSFWIDRRAVPARVSLGITTVLTMSTIITGVNASMPRVSYIKAVDIYLWVSFVFVFLSVLEYAAVNYLTTLRDGKDRKLKEKAREQSLGLAREQSLPCTCGMSHTGTMMADGTYSESDTNSLAGYTRAPAPEDPPEKQERIVVHISLDNESAAATKKKTGFRSFSFMQNTHAIDTYSRMIFPGSYIIFNLIYWSVYC comes from the exons TCCCCTGACTGGAAAAAGGATGGTTGATAACACCAAATCTCGCAAATTGAAGACAGACAACCTGCTGCGAGTGGATGACcatgatttcaccatgagaccagcCTTTGCAG GCCCTGCTGTCCCTGTAGGGGTGGATGTTCAGGTGGAGAGTTTGGACAGTATATCAGAGGTGGACATG GACTTCACCATGACCCTGTATCTGAGGCACTACTGGAAAGATGAGAGGCTGTCCTTTCCCAGCACAACCAATAAGAGCATGACCTTTGACGGGCGCCTGGTCAAGAAGATCTGGGTGCCTGATGTGTTCTTCGTCCACTCCAAGAGGTCGTTCATTCATGACACCACCACTGAGAACATCATGCTCAGGGTGTTCCCAGACGGACACGTGCTCTACAGCCTCAG GGTGACGGTTACTGCTGCCTGTAACATGGACTTCAGTCGTTTCCCTCTGGATTCACAGACCTGCACCTTAGAGCTGGAGAGCT ATGCTTACACGGACGAGGACCTCATGCTGTACTGGAAGAGTGGGGATGAGTCCCTGAGCACGGATGACagaatctctctgtctcagttccTCATCCAGAAGTTTCACACTACCTCCAGACTGGCTTTCTACAGCAGCACAG GCTGGTACAACCGTCTGTACATCAACTTCACCCTGCGACGCCACATCTTCTTCTTCCTGCTCCAGACCTACTTCCCTGCGACTCTGATGGTCATGTTGTCCTGGGTGTCGTTTTGGATCGACCGCCGGGCCGTACCGGCCAGGGTCTCATTAG GTATCACCACGGTGCTCACCATGTCCACCATCATCACTGGAGTCAACGCCTCCATGCCCAGGGTTTCCTACATCAAAGCTGTGGACATTTACCTCTGGGTCAGCTTTGTGTTTGTGTTCCTATCGGTGCTGGAATATGCTGCCGTCAACTATCTGACAACGTTGAGGGACGGGAAAGATCGGAAGCTCAAGGAAAAGGCCAGAGAGCAG TCCCTGGGCCTGGCGAGAGAACAG TCGCTCCCCTGCACATGTGGCATGTCCCACACCGGGACCATGATGGCGGACGGGACCTACAGCGAGTCCGACACCAACAGTCTAGCCGGGTACACCAGGGCCCCTGCTCCTGAGGACCCCCCGGAGAAGCAGGAACGCATCGTGGTGCACATCTCCTTGGACAACGAGTCCGCGGCGGCAACCAAGAAGAAGACGGGCTTCCGCAGCTTCAGTTTCATGCAGAACACCCACGCCATTGACACCTACTCCCGCATGATCTTTCCTGGATCCTACATCATTTTCAACCTCATCTACTGGTCTGTGTACTGCTGA